The Pantoea phytobeneficialis genome has a segment encoding these proteins:
- the rstA gene encoding two-component system response regulator RstA — MNKIVYVEDEPEVGELIAAYLGRHDIDVIVETRGDRAEATIAAADPDLVMLDIMLPGKDGMTLCRDLRASWQGPIVLLTSLDSDMNHILALEMGANDYILKTTPPAVLLARLRLHLRQAHIGQPEIAPAVQSSQKVLRFGSLTIDALNRQVTLFDENITLSTADFDLLWELANHAGQILNRDALLQTLRGVSYDGMDRSIDVAISRLRKKLYDSATEPFRIKTIRNKGYLFAPQAWDTRTA, encoded by the coding sequence ATGAACAAGATTGTATATGTGGAAGATGAACCGGAAGTCGGCGAACTGATTGCCGCCTACCTTGGGCGTCATGATATTGACGTGATCGTGGAAACGCGCGGCGATCGCGCTGAAGCCACCATTGCCGCTGCGGATCCTGACCTGGTGATGCTGGATATCATGTTACCAGGGAAAGACGGTATGACCCTGTGTCGCGACTTACGCGCCAGCTGGCAAGGACCGATTGTGTTGCTGACCTCGCTGGATAGCGATATGAACCACATTCTGGCGCTGGAAATGGGTGCCAACGACTATATTCTCAAAACCACCCCACCCGCTGTGCTGCTGGCACGTCTGCGTCTTCATTTACGCCAGGCGCACATCGGCCAGCCGGAAATCGCACCGGCGGTCCAAAGCTCGCAAAAAGTGTTGCGTTTTGGCTCGCTGACCATCGATGCGCTGAATCGTCAGGTCACGCTGTTTGATGAAAACATCACCCTGTCGACCGCTGATTTCGATCTGCTGTGGGAGCTGGCGAACCACGCCGGACAGATCCTCAATCGCGATGCGCTGTTACAAACCCTGCGTGGCGTCAGCTATGACGGGATGGATCGCAGCATTGATGTGGCAATTTCGCGCCTGCGCAAAAAATTGTACGACAGCGCAACCGAGCCGTTTCGCATCAAAACCATCCGTAACAAAGGTTATCTGTTCGCGCCGCAGGCCTGGGATACCCGAACCGCATGA
- the rstB gene encoding two-component system sensor histidine kinase RstB, with translation MRKLFIQFYLLLFVCFLVMTLLVGLVYKFTAERAGRQSMNDLMASSLFLMRSELREIPPHDWNKTIRSLDLNLSFDLHIEPMSKYELDELNMKRLRAGEIVALDDQYTFLQHIPRSHYVLSVGPIPYLFYLHQMRLLDIALLAFIGMSLALPVFIWMRPHWKEMLRLEKAAQRFGRGELDVRTHFDSTSSLFRLGVAFNQMADNINTLVASKKQLIDGIAHELRTPLVRLRYRLEMSENLSESESAALNRDIGQLESLIEELLTYARLDRPRVDLSLKSFDLAEWLRLHIEDVQAINPQAQIDLDIPQRENYGVADTRLMERVLDNLVNNALRYAQSRLRVSLWFDGSVGCLQVEDDGPGIPQEERERVFEPFVRLDPSRDRATGGCGLGLAIVHSIALALQGNVTIESSPLGGASVRFCWPVDLPLREIPSRLT, from the coding sequence ATGAGAAAGCTCTTTATCCAGTTCTATCTGCTGCTGTTTGTCTGTTTTCTGGTGATGACCCTGCTGGTTGGGCTGGTGTACAAATTCACGGCCGAACGCGCCGGACGCCAGTCGATGAACGATTTAATGGCCAGCTCACTGTTTCTGATGCGCAGCGAGTTGCGCGAGATCCCGCCACATGACTGGAACAAAACCATTCGTAGCCTCGATCTCAACCTCTCGTTTGACCTGCACATCGAGCCAATGAGTAAATATGAACTTGATGAGCTGAATATGAAGCGGTTGCGCGCGGGGGAAATCGTCGCGCTCGACGATCAATACACCTTCCTGCAACACATCCCGCGCAGCCACTATGTATTGTCGGTCGGCCCGATCCCTTATCTGTTTTATCTGCACCAGATGCGCCTGCTGGATATCGCGTTGCTGGCGTTTATCGGCATGTCGCTGGCATTGCCGGTGTTTATCTGGATGCGCCCGCACTGGAAAGAGATGCTGCGGCTGGAAAAAGCTGCGCAGCGCTTCGGCCGCGGCGAGCTGGACGTACGTACCCATTTCGACAGCACCTCCAGCCTGTTCCGCCTCGGCGTGGCTTTCAACCAGATGGCTGATAACATCAACACGCTGGTCGCCAGCAAAAAGCAGCTGATTGACGGCATCGCCCACGAATTACGCACCCCGCTGGTACGCCTGCGTTACCGCCTGGAGATGAGCGAAAACCTCAGCGAAAGCGAATCTGCCGCGCTTAATCGTGACATCGGGCAGCTGGAGAGTCTAATTGAAGAGTTGCTCACCTATGCACGTCTCGACCGCCCTCGGGTCGACCTGAGCCTGAAATCGTTCGATCTTGCTGAATGGCTGCGGCTGCATATTGAAGATGTACAGGCGATCAATCCACAGGCGCAAATCGATCTCGACATTCCGCAACGTGAAAACTACGGCGTTGCCGACACCCGTTTGATGGAACGCGTACTGGATAACCTGGTCAACAATGCGCTGCGCTACGCCCAGTCACGGTTGCGTGTCAGCCTGTGGTTTGACGGCAGCGTTGGTTGTTTGCAGGTGGAGGATGATGGCCCCGGCATCCCGCAGGAAGAACGCGAACGCGTGTTTGAACCCTTTGTACGACTCGATCCCAGCCGCGATCGCGCCACCGGGGGTTGTGGTCTGGGGCTGGCGATTGTCCACTCCATCGCGCTGGCGTTGCAGGGCAACGTCACCATTGAAAGCAGCCCGCTGGGCGGAGCCAGCGTTCGCTTTTGCTGGCCGGTTGACTTACCGTTGCGGGAAATCCCCTCGCGCTTAACTTAA
- a CDS encoding carboxypeptidase M32 — MSSAYQELSRTFLRLSRFGHLGAIAGVDMQTAMPAGGSRARGEAMAELSVFMHELLTDKRLGGLFAAAQQESLNDVEQANLTEMQRAWQQATLLPASLVEAKSLAGSRCEHAWRTQRPANDWQGFSANLKEVVKLSREEAQLRAEASGNSRYDALLDVFEPGMTSAQLDQTFGDLKSWLPDLLQKVVAKQQHQTTLAPVGPFAIEAQKQLGLSLMATLGFDFNHGRLDVSAHPFCGGVPEDVRITTRYNENDFLSAMMGVIHETGHARYEQNLPQQWRGQPVALARSTAMHESQSLFMEMQLGRSREFLQHIQPQVIALMGDQPALSSENFIRLTQRVKPGFIRVDADELSYPAHVILRYEIERALIEGEIEVDDIPALWDEKMQQSLGIDTRGNYRDGCMQDIHWTDGAFGYFPTYTLGAMYAAQLFQAVKRALPQISELIQHGELQPVFDWLQQNIWQHGSRFPTQQLLVNATGETLNPAYFRQHLEQRYLTD; from the coding sequence GTGTCCTCAGCTTATCAGGAACTTAGCCGCACTTTTCTGCGCCTGTCTCGTTTTGGTCATTTAGGTGCCATTGCTGGCGTAGATATGCAAACCGCCATGCCAGCCGGAGGCAGCCGTGCCCGGGGCGAAGCGATGGCGGAACTGAGCGTGTTTATGCACGAACTGCTGACCGATAAACGCCTTGGTGGCCTGTTCGCGGCGGCGCAGCAGGAGTCGCTCAACGATGTTGAGCAGGCAAACCTGACGGAAATGCAGCGTGCCTGGCAGCAGGCTACCCTGCTGCCCGCCTCGTTGGTGGAAGCCAAGTCTCTCGCGGGATCACGCTGCGAACATGCCTGGCGTACCCAGCGTCCGGCCAACGACTGGCAAGGTTTCTCCGCCAATCTGAAGGAAGTGGTGAAATTAAGCCGCGAAGAAGCCCAACTGCGCGCCGAAGCGTCCGGTAACTCGCGCTACGATGCCCTGCTGGATGTGTTCGAACCGGGGATGACCAGCGCCCAACTCGACCAGACGTTTGGTGATTTAAAAAGCTGGCTGCCGGATCTGCTGCAAAAGGTGGTGGCAAAGCAACAGCATCAGACCACCCTCGCCCCGGTTGGTCCCTTTGCCATTGAGGCACAAAAGCAGCTCGGCCTGAGCCTGATGGCGACGCTGGGCTTCGATTTTAATCATGGCCGCCTCGACGTCAGCGCTCACCCGTTTTGTGGCGGGGTACCCGAAGATGTCCGTATCACTACGCGCTACAACGAGAATGACTTCCTCAGCGCCATGATGGGGGTGATCCACGAAACCGGTCATGCCCGTTATGAGCAAAACCTGCCGCAGCAGTGGCGCGGCCAGCCGGTCGCGCTTGCACGCTCCACGGCGATGCATGAATCGCAGAGCCTGTTTATGGAGATGCAACTTGGACGCAGCCGCGAGTTTCTCCAGCATATCCAGCCGCAGGTTATTGCCCTGATGGGTGATCAACCTGCCCTGAGCAGTGAAAACTTTATTCGGCTGACCCAACGCGTGAAACCTGGTTTCATTCGCGTCGATGCCGATGAACTGAGCTATCCGGCGCATGTCATCCTGCGTTACGAAATCGAACGCGCATTGATTGAAGGCGAAATTGAAGTTGATGACATTCCTGCGCTGTGGGACGAAAAGATGCAGCAATCTCTGGGTATCGACACCCGTGGTAATTACCGCGACGGTTGCATGCAGGATATTCACTGGACAGACGGTGCCTTTGGCTACTTCCCGACTTACACCCTGGGCGCAATGTATGCCGCTCAACTGTTCCAGGCGGTTAAACGCGCGCTTCCACAGATTAGCGAGCTGATTCAGCACGGCGAGCTGCAACCGGTGTTTGACTGGCTGCAACAAAACATCTGGCAACACGGCAGTCGTTTCCCCACCCAACAGTTACTGGTGAACGCCACCGGAGAAACCTTAAATCCGGCCTATTTCCGTCAGCATCTTGAACAACGTTACCTGACTGATTAA
- the asr gene encoding acid resistance repetitive basic protein Asr gives MKKLFALVIAAAMGLSSVAFAAETTATPAPAAAATTTAAPVKHKATTHKHKKAAAQKAQAAKKHKKVAKKAPAAQKAQAAKKHHKKATKPAAQKAQAAKKHHKKATKPAAQKAQAAKKHHKKVTKPAAQKAQAAKKHHKKATKKAAK, from the coding sequence ATGAAAAAATTATTTGCGCTGGTGATCGCCGCTGCTATGGGTCTGTCTTCTGTAGCTTTCGCAGCTGAAACCACTGCTACTCCGGCTCCGGCTGCTGCTGCAACCACTACTGCTGCACCGGTTAAGCACAAAGCAACTACGCACAAACACAAGAAAGCCGCTGCTCAGAAAGCTCAGGCTGCCAAGAAGCACAAAAAAGTAGCTAAGAAAGCCCCGGCTGCACAGAAAGCTCAGGCTGCTAAAAAGCACCACAAAAAAGCAACCAAACCAGCTGCACAGAAAGCCCAGGCTGCTAAAAAGCACCACAAAAAAGCAACCAAACCGGCTGCACAGAAAGCCCAGGCTGCTAAAAAGCACCACAAAAAAGTAACTAAACCTGCTGCACAGAAAGCTCAGGCTGCTAAAAAGCACCACAAAAAAGCGACCAAAAAAGCCGCTAAATAA
- a CDS encoding trypsin-like serine peptidase — MRLAILLFVGIFSFNLAAHADDEDGPSPDDIKTLFFGKDHRKAISDVSAAPWDAIGQLETESGNLCTATLISAHLALTAGHCLLTPPGKFDKPVALRFMAGSKGWRYEIHDIDARVEPSLARKLKADGEGWIVPPDAAPYDYGLVILHNPPSAITPIPLFDGSRGDLTDALKATGRKVTQAGYPEDHLDTLYSHSDCLVTGWAQRAVLSHQCDTLPGDSGSPLLLKKDDGWQLIAVQSSAPAPADRYRADNRAIAVTSFRDKLEALAQ, encoded by the coding sequence ATGCGCCTGGCTATCCTGTTATTTGTTGGTATTTTCAGCTTTAACCTCGCAGCACATGCCGATGATGAAGACGGGCCAAGCCCTGATGACATCAAAACCCTGTTCTTTGGCAAGGATCACCGCAAAGCGATCAGCGATGTCAGCGCTGCCCCCTGGGACGCCATTGGTCAACTGGAGACCGAAAGTGGCAACCTGTGCACCGCGACGCTGATCTCTGCCCATCTGGCGCTCACCGCCGGTCATTGCCTGCTCACCCCGCCCGGTAAGTTCGACAAACCGGTGGCGTTGCGTTTTATGGCAGGCAGCAAGGGCTGGCGTTATGAAATCCATGATATCGACGCCCGCGTCGAACCGTCGCTGGCGCGTAAGTTAAAAGCCGATGGCGAAGGCTGGATCGTCCCGCCTGACGCCGCCCCTTATGATTACGGTCTGGTGATTCTGCACAATCCACCCTCGGCGATTACCCCGATTCCCTTGTTTGATGGATCACGCGGCGATTTAACCGATGCGTTGAAAGCCACCGGTCGTAAAGTGACACAGGCGGGTTACCCGGAAGATCATCTGGATACGCTGTATTCACACAGCGATTGCCTGGTGACTGGCTGGGCGCAACGCGCGGTGCTATCGCATCAATGCGATACCCTGCCCGGCGACAGCGGTTCACCGTTGTTGCTGAAGAAAGATGATGGCTGGCAGCTGATTGCGGTACAAAGCTCGGCACCTGCCCCGGCCGACCGTTATCGTGCGGATAACCGTGCGATTGCCGTCACCTCGTTCCGGGACAAGCTGGAAGCATTAGCGCAATAG
- the hrpA gene encoding ATP-dependent RNA helicase HrpA, with amino-acid sequence MSSSVTSPLAPLWTRLDNLMLRDRQRLQRRLQGATKVKNPEAQQGIATDLAAEFTLAEQRVAQRMAATPRITFPENLPVSQKQQAIAEAIRDHQVVIVAGETGSGKTTQLPKICLALGRGVKGLIGHTQPRRLAARTVANRIADELETSLGGCIGYKVRFNDQVSDTTQVKLMTDGILLAEIQQDRLLLQYDTIIIDEAHERSLNIDFLLGYLRELLPRRPDLKVIITSATIDPQRFSRHFHNAPVIEVSGRTFPVEVRYRPVVEEAEDTDRDQLQAIFDAVDELGQESRGDILIFMSGEREIRDTADALMKRDLPHTEILPLYARLSNAEQNRVFQSHSGRRIVLATNVAETSLTVPGIKYVIDPGTARISRYSYRTKVQRLPIEPVSQASANQRKGRCGRVSEGICIRLYSEDDFLSRPEFTDPEILRTNLASVILQMTALGLGDIAAFPFVEAPDKRNIQDGVRLLEELGAITVNEDGHYKLTASGRQLALLPVDPRLARMVLEAQKFGCVREAMIITAALSIQDPRERPVEKQQASDEKHRRFADKESDFLAFVNLWNYLQEQQKALSGNQFRRQCKSDYLNYLRVREWQDIYTQLRQVVREQGMPVNSEPAPYREVHCALLTGLLSHIGQKDAEKQEFTGARNARFSIFPGSGLFKKPPKWTVVAELVETSRLWGRIAARIDPEWIEPLAQHLLKRSYSEPHWEKAQGAVMASEKVTLYGLPIVQARKVNYGQIDPQLSRELFIRHALVEGDWQNRHAFFRSNQKLRSEVEDLEHKSRRRDILVDDETLFAFYDRRIGSEVVSARHFDSWWKKASKENADLLSFDKQMLIKDGAEKVSQLDYPNFWHQGNLKLKLSYQFEPGADADGVTVHIPLPLLNQVEEGGFEWQIPGVRRELVIALIKSLPKPVRRNLVPAPNYAEAFLGRVTALELPLLDALEREFRRMTGVTIDREAWQWDQVPDHLKMTFRVVDEHNRKLQEGKDLHQLKQALKGKVQETLSKVADDGLEQSGLHIWSFGDLPQSYEQKRGSYQVKAWPALVDEKDSVAIRLFDSEQEQQKMMWRGQRRLLLLNIPSPIKYLHEKLPNKAKLGLYFNPYGKVLDLIDDCIACGVDKLMGEAGGPAWQQENFEQLRDKVRAELNETVVTIAKQVEQILTCVFNINKRLKGRVDMSLALALADIKNQMNGLVYRGFVTSNGWQRLADTLRYLQGIERRLEKLPVDPHSDRARMLKVQAVEQAWQSWRNKLPPQRQDDAEVLAIRWMLEELRISYFAQQLGTPYPISDKRIVQTMEQMG; translated from the coding sequence ATGTCATCATCCGTTACTTCTCCTTTAGCGCCGCTCTGGACGCGACTTGATAACCTGATGTTACGCGATCGCCAACGGTTACAACGGCGACTCCAGGGCGCGACAAAAGTAAAAAATCCTGAAGCACAACAGGGGATTGCGACCGATCTGGCCGCCGAGTTCACCCTCGCGGAGCAGCGCGTGGCGCAACGTATGGCGGCTACGCCGCGCATTACCTTTCCGGAAAATCTACCGGTCAGCCAGAAGCAGCAGGCGATCGCTGAAGCGATTCGCGACCATCAGGTGGTGATCGTTGCCGGTGAAACGGGTTCGGGGAAAACCACGCAGTTACCGAAGATTTGTCTGGCGCTGGGCCGTGGGGTTAAAGGGTTGATTGGTCATACGCAACCCCGCCGTCTGGCGGCGCGCACCGTAGCGAACCGCATCGCGGATGAACTGGAGACGTCACTCGGTGGCTGCATCGGCTACAAGGTGCGTTTTAATGATCAGGTCAGCGACACCACCCAGGTGAAGCTGATGACTGACGGTATTTTGCTGGCAGAAATCCAGCAGGACCGCCTGTTGTTGCAATATGACACCATCATCATCGATGAAGCGCATGAACGTAGCCTGAACATCGATTTTCTGCTCGGTTATCTGCGCGAATTGCTGCCACGCCGTCCCGATTTGAAGGTGATCATCACCTCGGCGACCATCGATCCTCAGCGCTTTTCACGCCATTTTCACAATGCGCCGGTGATTGAAGTCTCCGGGCGCACTTTCCCGGTGGAGGTGCGTTATCGTCCTGTGGTTGAAGAAGCCGAGGATACCGATCGTGACCAGCTTCAGGCGATTTTCGATGCGGTGGATGAACTGGGACAGGAAAGTCGGGGTGATATCCTGATCTTTATGAGTGGTGAACGCGAAATTCGCGATACCGCCGATGCGCTGATGAAACGCGATTTGCCGCATACCGAGATTCTGCCGCTGTACGCGCGATTGTCGAATGCCGAACAGAACCGGGTGTTCCAGTCGCACAGTGGACGCCGCATCGTGCTGGCGACCAACGTGGCGGAAACCTCACTGACCGTGCCGGGTATTAAGTACGTTATCGACCCCGGCACGGCACGTATCAGCCGCTACAGCTACCGCACCAAAGTGCAGCGCCTGCCGATTGAGCCGGTTTCCCAGGCATCGGCTAATCAGCGTAAAGGCCGCTGTGGTCGCGTCTCGGAAGGTATCTGTATTCGTCTCTACTCAGAAGACGATTTCCTCAGCCGTCCTGAGTTTACCGACCCGGAGATTCTGCGTACCAACCTCGCGTCGGTTATTTTGCAGATGACTGCGCTCGGGCTGGGCGATATCGCTGCCTTCCCGTTTGTCGAAGCACCGGATAAGCGCAATATCCAGGACGGGGTGCGTCTGCTGGAGGAGCTGGGGGCGATCACCGTCAATGAGGATGGTCACTACAAACTGACGGCATCAGGACGGCAACTGGCGTTGCTGCCGGTCGATCCGCGTCTGGCGCGCATGGTGCTGGAAGCGCAGAAATTTGGCTGCGTACGTGAAGCGATGATCATCACCGCTGCGTTGTCGATTCAGGATCCGCGAGAGCGTCCGGTGGAGAAACAGCAGGCATCAGACGAAAAACATCGGCGATTTGCTGACAAAGAGTCAGATTTTCTCGCTTTCGTTAATTTGTGGAACTATCTCCAGGAACAACAAAAGGCGCTGTCGGGCAATCAGTTCCGTCGCCAGTGTAAAAGCGACTATCTCAACTATCTGCGTGTGCGTGAATGGCAGGATATCTATACCCAGTTGCGTCAGGTGGTGCGTGAACAAGGTATGCCGGTCAACAGCGAACCTGCGCCTTATCGAGAAGTACACTGCGCGTTGCTTACGGGCTTGCTATCACATATCGGGCAGAAAGACGCAGAAAAACAAGAGTTTACCGGCGCACGCAACGCCCGCTTCTCCATCTTCCCCGGTTCCGGGCTGTTTAAGAAGCCGCCCAAGTGGACCGTGGTGGCGGAGCTGGTGGAAACCAGCCGTCTGTGGGGACGCATTGCGGCACGCATCGATCCTGAATGGATCGAACCACTGGCGCAGCATTTGCTGAAGCGCAGCTACAGCGAACCGCACTGGGAAAAAGCCCAGGGTGCGGTAATGGCCAGTGAAAAAGTGACGCTGTACGGTTTGCCGATTGTACAGGCGCGCAAGGTCAACTACGGCCAGATTGATCCGCAGCTAAGCCGTGAATTGTTTATCCGTCACGCGCTGGTGGAGGGGGACTGGCAGAACCGTCACGCCTTCTTCCGCAGCAACCAAAAACTGCGTAGCGAAGTGGAAGACCTGGAACATAAATCACGCCGCCGTGACATCCTGGTTGATGATGAAACCTTGTTTGCTTTCTACGACCGACGTATCGGCAGCGAGGTGGTTTCCGCGCGCCATTTTGACAGTTGGTGGAAAAAGGCCAGCAAAGAAAACGCGGATTTGCTCAGTTTTGATAAGCAGATGCTGATCAAAGATGGCGCGGAAAAGGTCAGCCAACTCGATTACCCGAATTTCTGGCATCAGGGCAACCTGAAGCTGAAACTCAGTTACCAGTTTGAACCGGGCGCAGATGCTGACGGGGTGACGGTGCATATTCCGCTGCCGCTACTCAATCAGGTGGAGGAAGGTGGCTTTGAGTGGCAGATCCCGGGCGTACGCCGCGAGCTGGTGATTGCGTTGATTAAGTCATTACCGAAACCGGTTCGACGTAATCTGGTGCCCGCCCCGAACTATGCTGAGGCCTTCCTTGGACGCGTTACGGCGCTGGAGCTGCCGTTGCTGGATGCGCTGGAGCGTGAGTTCCGCCGCATGACCGGTGTCACCATTGACCGCGAAGCCTGGCAGTGGGATCAGGTGCCCGATCACCTGAAAATGACGTTCCGCGTGGTTGACGAACACAACCGTAAGTTGCAGGAAGGCAAGGACCTGCATCAGTTGAAGCAGGCGCTGAAAGGCAAAGTACAGGAAACCCTGTCGAAAGTGGCGGATGATGGGCTGGAGCAGAGCGGCCTGCATATCTGGAGCTTTGGTGATTTGCCACAAAGCTATGAACAGAAGCGGGGCAGTTATCAGGTCAAAGCCTGGCCTGCGCTGGTGGATGAAAAAGACAGCGTTGCCATCCGCCTGTTCGACAGCGAACAGGAACAACAAAAGATGATGTGGCGCGGTCAGCGGCGTTTGCTGCTGCTCAATATCCCGTCACCGATCAAATATCTGCATGAGAAGCTGCCGAACAAAGCCAAGCTCGGTCTGTACTTTAACCCGTACGGCAAAGTGCTGGATTTGATTGATGACTGCATCGCCTGTGGCGTGGATAAGCTGATGGGTGAAGCCGGTGGTCCGGCGTGGCAGCAGGAGAATTTCGAGCAGCTACGTGACAAAGTGCGTGCCGAACTGAATGAAACGGTGGTCACCATCGCGAAGCAGGTGGAGCAGATTCTGACCTGCGTATTCAATATCAACAAACGCCTGAAGGGCCGGGTGGATATGTCGCTGGCGCTGGCGTTGGCTGATATCAAAAATCAGATGAATGGCCTGGTATACCGTGGTTTCGTCACCAGCAATGGCTGGCAGCGGCTGGCGGATACCTTACGCTATTTGCAGGGCATCGAACGCCGTCTGGAGAAGCTGCCGGTGGACCCGCACAGCGATCGGGCGCGGATGTTGAAAGTGCAGGCGGTGGAGCAGGCGTGGCAGAGCTGGCGTAACAAGCTGCCGCCGCAACGTCAGGACGATGCAGAGGTGCTGGCGATTCGCTGGATGCTGGAAGAATTACGTATCAGCTACTTTGCTCAGCAACTGGGCACCCCTTATCCGATTTCGGATAAGCGTATTGTGCAGACTATGGAGCAGATGGGATGA
- the azoR gene encoding FMN-dependent NADH-azoreductase produces the protein MSKVLVLKSSILAGYSQSNQLADFYVEQAQSKGDTVTVRDLAANPIPVLDGELVGALRPSDAPLSPRQQEALALSDELIAELQAHDVVVIAAPMYNFNIPTQLKNYFDLIARAGVTFRYTEAGPEGLVKGKRAVILSSRGGIHKDTPTDLLTPYVKLFLGFIGITDVNFVFAEGIAYGPEVATKAASDAKDAIKEIVAA, from the coding sequence ATGAGCAAAGTATTAGTTCTGAAATCCAGCATCCTCGCCGGTTACTCTCAGTCCAACCAACTGGCTGATTTCTATGTTGAACAGGCACAGAGCAAAGGTGATACCGTCACCGTTCGTGACCTGGCCGCGAATCCGATCCCGGTTCTGGACGGTGAGCTGGTGGGTGCGCTGCGTCCGTCTGACGCACCGCTGTCTCCGCGTCAACAAGAAGCGCTGGCTCTGTCAGACGAACTGATTGCTGAACTGCAAGCTCATGACGTCGTAGTTATCGCTGCGCCGATGTACAACTTCAACATCCCGACTCAGCTGAAAAACTACTTCGACCTGATTGCCCGTGCTGGCGTAACTTTCCGTTACACCGAAGCAGGCCCGGAAGGTCTGGTGAAAGGTAAACGTGCAGTGATTCTGTCCAGCCGTGGCGGCATCCACAAAGATACCCCGACTGACCTGCTGACGCCGTACGTTAAGCTGTTCCTCGGCTTCATCGGCATCACTGATGTGAACTTCGTGTTCGCAGAAGGTATCGCTTACGGTCCGGAAGTGGCGACCAAAGCGGCCAGCGATGCGAAAGACGCGATCAAAGAGATTGTTGCTGCGTAA
- a CDS encoding YdbL family protein, with protein sequence MKQKGIAWLLAMLLVPSAWALTLDQARQQGRVGETLSGYIAARQQDSETLALVKRINEGRSQQYQRVAQQNNLTSSEVARIAGEKLVDRAGAGEYVQGINGQWLRK encoded by the coding sequence ATGAAACAAAAAGGAATCGCGTGGTTGCTGGCGATGCTGTTGGTACCTTCCGCCTGGGCACTGACGCTTGATCAGGCACGTCAGCAGGGGCGCGTCGGCGAAACCCTGAGCGGTTATATTGCGGCGCGTCAGCAGGACAGTGAAACCCTGGCGCTGGTGAAACGTATCAATGAGGGACGCAGCCAGCAATATCAACGCGTGGCGCAGCAGAACAATCTCACCAGCAGTGAGGTGGCACGCATTGCCGGGGAAAAACTGGTGGATCGTGCCGGTGCTGGCGAATATGTGCAGGGCATCAATGGACAATGGTTGCGCAAATAG
- a CDS encoding YnbE family lipoprotein, whose product MSLRALLVLAAGLPLIGCVPRIEVAAPKEPITINMNVKIEHEIHIKVDKDVEALLKNQSGLF is encoded by the coding sequence ATGAGCCTGAGGGCATTACTGGTGCTGGCAGCCGGGCTGCCGCTGATCGGCTGTGTGCCGCGCATTGAAGTTGCTGCGCCGAAAGAGCCAATCACCATCAATATGAATGTGAAAATCGAGCATGAAATCCACATCAAGGTCGATAAAGATGTGGAAGCGCTGCTGAAAAATCAGAGCGGTTTATTTTGA